Proteins encoded by one window of Mycolicibacterium sp. ND9-15:
- a CDS encoding pyridoxamine 5'-phosphate oxidase family protein, giving the protein MALSKDEREQFLAEPHIAALSVSAGDKRGPLTVPIWYQYTPGGEPWVLTGDGSRKHRLIEAQGEFTLMAERLEPTVRYVAVDGPVSRIEPGTDDRLVELTKRYLPPDKVDAYLEFARREHGNSVVIFMKPQHWLSADLGSM; this is encoded by the coding sequence ATGGCCCTGTCAAAAGACGAACGCGAACAATTCCTGGCCGAACCTCATATCGCCGCGCTGTCGGTCAGCGCAGGTGACAAACGCGGGCCGCTGACCGTCCCCATCTGGTACCAGTACACCCCGGGCGGCGAGCCTTGGGTGCTCACCGGCGACGGCTCGCGCAAGCACCGGCTCATCGAGGCGCAGGGCGAGTTCACTCTGATGGCGGAGCGGCTCGAGCCGACGGTCCGGTACGTAGCGGTCGACGGCCCGGTCAGCCGCATCGAGCCGGGGACCGACGACCGACTCGTCGAGCTGACCAAACGGTATCTGCCGCCCGACAAGGTCGACGCCTACCTCGAGTTCGCCCGCCGTGAGCACGGCAACAGCGTGGTGATCTTCATGAAGCCGCAGCACTGGCTGTCGGCCGATCTGGGGTCGATGTGA
- a CDS encoding LLM class F420-dependent oxidoreductase: MRFGLFIPQGWRLDLVDIPPEEQWPVMRDLAAYADGSDAWDSLWVYDHFHTVPVPTAEATHEAWTLMSAYSATTSRIKLGQMCTAMSYRNPVYLAKVAATCDIISGGRIQMGIGGGWYEHEWRAYGYGFPSAGVRLGRLDEGVQIMRDVWRDGKVSFDGEHYQVARAIVEPKPLQQNGIPLWIAGGGEKVTLRIAAEYAQYTNFTSEPGGFAHKSQVLADHCRDVGTDYNAIVRSANFNAVIGESEADVKDRVARLRARQVSKADEAAVDAMLSTVSAPESASGTPEQVVEKLSTMRDLGCEYAILYFPEAAYDRSGIELFEKQVIPALS; this comes from the coding sequence ATGCGCTTCGGACTGTTCATTCCGCAGGGCTGGCGACTCGACCTGGTGGACATTCCTCCCGAAGAGCAGTGGCCGGTGATGCGCGACCTCGCCGCCTACGCGGACGGCAGCGACGCCTGGGATTCGCTGTGGGTGTACGACCACTTCCACACCGTGCCGGTGCCCACCGCCGAAGCGACCCACGAGGCGTGGACGCTGATGTCGGCCTACTCGGCGACGACGTCGCGCATCAAGCTCGGCCAGATGTGCACGGCGATGAGCTACCGCAACCCGGTCTATCTCGCCAAGGTCGCCGCCACGTGCGACATCATCTCGGGCGGGCGGATTCAAATGGGCATCGGTGGCGGCTGGTACGAGCACGAGTGGCGCGCCTACGGATACGGGTTCCCGTCGGCCGGGGTGCGGTTGGGCCGCCTCGACGAGGGGGTTCAGATCATGCGCGACGTGTGGCGCGACGGGAAGGTCAGCTTCGACGGTGAGCACTATCAGGTTGCCCGGGCGATAGTCGAACCGAAACCGTTGCAGCAGAACGGGATTCCGTTGTGGATCGCGGGCGGAGGGGAGAAGGTGACGCTGCGCATCGCCGCGGAGTACGCCCAGTACACGAACTTCACCTCCGAGCCCGGGGGTTTCGCGCACAAGTCACAGGTGCTGGCCGACCACTGCCGCGACGTCGGCACCGACTACAACGCGATCGTGCGCTCGGCCAACTTCAACGCGGTGATCGGCGAGTCGGAGGCCGACGTCAAGGACCGGGTGGCGAGGCTGCGTGCGCGGCAGGTCAGCAAGGCCGACGAGGCGGCGGTGGACGCGATGCTGAGCACCGTTTCGGCGCCCGAGTCCGCAAGCGGCACGCCCGAGCAGGTCGTCGAGAAGCTGTCCACCATGCGCGATCTCGGCTGCGAGTACGCGATTCTCTATTTCCCGGAGGCCGCGTACGACCGCTCCGGTATCGAACTGTTCGAGAAACAGGTGATTCCGGCGCTCAGCTAG
- a CDS encoding cupin domain-containing protein: MNKTSLTALAREQLEKARAANSGRSAHTVYGGHEHSLRQTLIALTAGSRLDEHDGPEEATLQVLHGRAKLTVGENSWEGWAGDHIVIPRDRHALDAMEDAVVLLTVLKQVGRHT, from the coding sequence ATGAACAAGACTTCACTGACAGCGCTCGCCCGTGAGCAACTCGAAAAAGCGCGCGCCGCGAACAGCGGGCGCAGCGCGCACACCGTCTACGGCGGCCATGAGCACTCGTTGCGGCAGACGCTGATCGCTCTCACCGCGGGCAGCAGACTCGACGAGCACGACGGCCCCGAAGAGGCGACACTGCAGGTGCTGCACGGGCGGGCCAAGCTCACCGTCGGCGAGAACAGCTGGGAGGGCTGGGCAGGCGATCACATCGTGATACCGCGCGACCGGCATGCGCTCGACGCGATGGAGGACGCCGTGGTGCTCTTGACGGTACTCAAGCAGGTCGGCCGGCACACCTAG